In Streptomyces camelliae, the sequence CGAGGATGCCGCCCAGCGGCTCGGCGTCCCGGTCGGTACGCAGGTGCTGGCTCGCCGGCGCCTCTACTTCCGTAACGGCACCCCGGTCGAGACGGCGACGTCGTACCTGCCCTGGGACGTCGTGAAGGAGATCCCGGAGCTGTTCTCCGAGAACCCCGGCGGCGGTGGCATCTACGCCCGACTCGAAGACCACGGGCACGAGTTCGCGGAGTTCGTCGAGACGTTGCAGGCGCGGCCGGCCTCGAAGGCGGAGGCCTCGGAACTGGCGCTGAGTCCGGGTGCGCCGGTGGTTCATCTGATCCGTGAGGCCCGTACGACCGAGGGTCTCGTGGCCGAGGTGTGCGACACGCTCATGGCCGCTGACCAGTTCGTTTTCGAGTACAGGATCCCTGCCGCCGACTGACGCCCGCTCAACTTCCTGCAACCCGTCGCGAGTTCTTCTTCGCGGCGGGTTGACTCATGTACAGGAGTGAGGCACTCTTCTTCATGTCACTCATGTACATGAGTGGCGGAGTTCAACATCTATAGAGGAGTGATCTTTGTGCGTCAGATTCCCGTCGACACTGCCGGTGCGGTCGTG encodes:
- a CDS encoding GntR family transcriptional regulator, yielding MGTAAGGVGSGPRYVQIADEIVQQIRAGVLKPGDMVPSESELVDRYGVSGGTIRKAMVEVRASGLVETRHGKGSIVKSRPPVRHRSSDRFRRSLRQGGQAAYLAESAQSGAAAKVSVLYIGPMEAPEDAAQRLGVPVGTQVLARRRLYFRNGTPVETATSYLPWDVVKEIPELFSENPGGGGIYARLEDHGHEFAEFVETLQARPASKAEASELALSPGAPVVHLIREARTTEGLVAEVCDTLMAADQFVFEYRIPAAD